In Leptospira licerasiae serovar Varillal str. VAR 010, the sequence CTTAACTTTGGCTCTATCTTTTCCATCAATACTCGTATCGTTTGTGCTAACACTATCCAAGTTTGCATTGGGAGAATAATCTCCCCTAAACACGTTCTGGAACTTTTTGCCTACTTTTAAGAATTCGAAACTTCCACCCTTATTCAGCATCAAAGTCCAAAGACCGGTAGGTTCGTCGAAGAGTAAGGAATCGGAGAGACCGTTTCCGTCGTAATCTCCAGGAAACCATTCCATCCGGAAAATATCCGGGATCCTACTCATCAATCTTCCATAATTACGAAATTGGAATACTTGCCCGTCATGTTCTGCAACAATGAAGTCTTTGGTTTCAGGAAGATAGAATGCGATATCGGATCTTCCGTCCCCGTTAAAATCACCGCTAACGTTTCCTTTAAAGAATCGGATCTTAGAAGGGCCGTCATAATTTTTATAACGATTCGCATAGGTCTTAAAATTATATCCGCCTTCTTTTCGGCCTTCTGCTGCCTTCCAATTTCCAGTTTGAGGATTGAAGAATACGATATCAGAAATCGCATCTCCATTAAAATCTCCCTCAAAATATTCGGTGGAATTCGGAAGAACTTCCGGCTCGCTGGACGCTTGGTTTACTATATTCTGCCAAGTTAATATTCGAGAAGAACTGCTATATTTGAATTCGGGTTTTGTAGTATGGCGATCGGATTCTACAGTTTTGAGAATAGGTCTTCCGGAATCGAAGGAAGTATCGTATACGAGTGAGTATGTCCAAAGTTTTACCGCCAGTCCAACCGACCTCTATCTTATCTAAAAGTCTATCCATGGTCATAGTAAAACCAGGAGCCATACTTACATAAGAATCGCCTCTTGACTTTGTGATAAACTTAACATATTGTTTTGCAGGAAATCCGCTTTTGCTATTCCCGGTATACTTGATCTCTTGGACATATAAATTCCGTTTTTCGGAGTAGTTAGAAGTGTCGTATGTGACCTGCATATAGTTTCCGTTCCGATCTTCCGTTTTGGAAAGATACCAACTATATGTTCTGGAAATTTGGTTTGGATCGTAGATCCGATTGGAAGCAGAGTCCCCAAAGATCGTCTTGGTCCCATCAGAGTCCAGAACCTCCCAGGTCCCCCCATTTTCTATATTCGTTAATTTTAATAGTGCAAAATCTTCTTCCGTGATTTCGGGTCTATACACTCCGTTCTCGTTAGAAGTGGAACCTGAGACTTTGATTAGTCTTTTTCCGTTCCAAGTAAATGTGTCTCTGGAATCATAGAACAAAGCCCCATATTCCGGAGTTCTTGTGATCGCTCCCAGTCCTATACTCCAGCCGATCCCAGTCCATCCATCTCCTCCAGTGGAAGAATACGATAACGCTAGGCTTGGCTGAACTCCTGCTCTTCCTGCGGGAACTTGGATTGGATAATTTAAGGAAACTGCACAGAAATTATTCGGTTCAGGTGGCGCGATAAACATGGCTCCGGTTAATGCGTCTGCCTTTGTTTCCGGATCGTCTATCGCTTCGCTGTAGTTTGTAGAAATGGAAAATAGATCACTTCCTTCGGGTGCTGGTGCGGAACCTGGAGATAAGAAGGAAGTTCCAGATGGAAGTATTCCCGCTGCCCTAAACAGCCTATCTAAGGGACTGCCTCCGTTTCCACAGGAAGTAAAAAAGAACGAAAAGGCTGCGGATAAGATCCAAAATTTAAAAGAAGCTTGTGCTCTAATAAACGATACAAGTTTCTTTTTTTGAGCTGAAGATCCTTTTGACAGCATACTTTTCCCGTTCTCTTATATTCTATTTTCTTAATGGGAGTGAGCGGCTCTTTACGAAAGAACCGCCCTCGATTTGTTACGGAACGATTTGAACGCTAAGCGTATAATCTCTCTCGATCAAAGGAGCGATAAAGAAGTTGTTCAAACCGAACTGAAGAGAACCTGGACTTAAAAGATCCAAACTGAACCCTCTGATCACCTGTTGAGTGGTATCCTGAGAAAACCAAGCAGGAAGAGCTTTAACATCATACACAGCAAGTGTCACACCTGATTGTGTTCCTTGATTGGTCGTGCTTAAGAAGAACTCTCCACTTCCTTTTAACGCAAATGGTGATAAAGTTGCTGTCCGTCCTCGGACCGTTCTCTTATTATTTTCGAAATGTTCCCAAACCGAAGTAATGATATTTCCGGAAAGAACAGTTTCACCAGGCTTCTGTGTTGCAGTTGCAGACACTGATCCGATCTGCAATGCATTCGTATATAAAAACTGTCCATCGGCAAGGTTTAAGACTTTCATATACATACCTCCTGCTTTGGAGTATGTTGCGAATACCTGACCTCCAGAAAGTGAGAAATCAGCTACAACATTGGTCGTATCAATAGTTAAGTCCGTTGCCAACTTAGTCGCAGTCGTCAAATCAATTCCTCGAGCAATCCAAGGGCCCGTGTAAGTAGGCCACATTACAAAACCTTTAGTGCCTGAAGCCTTTACAAAGACTCCACTTCCACTTCCTATCGCAGCATCACTTAAGCTGATATCGGATCCGACTTGAACACCAGTAGTGATATTATATACTCGCGCACCAATTGCTTTAGCATATGTAACTGGATTTCGATAGTGAAGCCCCAACAGCACATTTGTTCCACCCGCTCCATCTGCCTGAATTTCATATCTTGCAGCATCAGGATTTATCACATCGCTAATCAAGAAGGTATCTACAGTAACTGCACCAGTAGAAGTGTTAAAGATCCTTCCTCTAGTTAACTTATGGTAATTCATATTACCAGCAATGGCCTGGTTATCACTCCATACAACCATGGCCCTGTCTGAAGCTGCAGCTACATCGATTCTGGACCAATCTGCTAAGTCATAATTTCGAGTAATTACTTTGGTCTCAGCAACAGTAGCAGCATACGTGCTCATATTTCTAACCGCTAAATAAATATCTTTAGCGTTCTCCCAAATAATAACAGCCTTTCCATTATCCAATTTAGCGACTAGTTCACCTGGAGAAGTGATTGCAGTGGTATTGATTTGGAATTGAGCACCTAACACAGTTCCTGTAGAGATTTGGAATACTTTACCATAAAGGTTAGTATCTCTTCTCCAAATTACCATCGTTACGTCACCTTGGGTAACGGAAACTGGTTCACCTAAAGGAACAGCAGTTCCAGCATCACTAAGGATTGTATCGCTTGCAAGAGTTCCTGCCTTGTAAGTGCGACCGCTATTGGTAGTAAGTTGGAAGGTTCCACCAGAAAGGAAGCTTGTGAATCCTCCCGCATCTGTCCAAGAGTTCCAATAAGGAACACCTTTGTTATAATTCCCCATCCAGTTAACTGCTAAATAATCAGGAGTGTATCCGAGACATCCGGAAGGATGGAAAAGATTTGCTCCCGAGCAAGATACGGTCGCGGAGGTTAATAGAGGTAGATATTGTGGGAGAGAATAGTTCGAAGCAGGAGTTCCGTTTGTTTGAGTATTCCAATCCGTTACGAAAGAATTGTCCACAATCAAACGTGCATCGGGTGCAGCTAATGCTCCCGGAATAGTTACCCCTGTAGTCTTGATATTCTTCTTCTTCATAGCGGTATCAACAACTACCGTAAAAGAACCATCCGGGTACCCGGGAGTTGGAGTGCTACTTACTACTGTATATGGATACGTATCCCCACTAACGTAAATGGAATCATTTACTTCTATCGTTCCATACACTCCTGAAAGATAAATTGTAGTATCTCCAATACTTGTTGGAGAACTTAATACCCCTCTCATTTTTTTCACATCGGTGTATTTTAACGGCCAAATAGTTCTGCGATATGCACTGTTTAAAGCCGGACGAACATAGATGTTTACTAAACTATTTTCAGGATCTACAACTGTGCTAAGCTGAGGCATACGGAGACAAATTCTGAATGTTTGGTCTGCATAACCGGAAGTGTCTATCCACATCTTTTGTATTTTATAAGCGTCCACGGCATCCGTGTCTTTATAGACATGGACCCAATCAGTTCTTTGTCCACCAAAGCCTAAGCTGATCTCAAAATCCATTACTTGATCAATATTGAATCGTTTGGTCGCAACCACAGGAGAATATTTGAAATCCGTAAAGTACTGGTAAGAACCACCATTTTCAGGTAAGCCAAAGTTAGGATTCAAATATTTAGTTTGGTCCAACTTCACAGTAAATACTACTTTTTCATTAAATCCAACTTTTCCTACATAGAAAGATTTTTGATCCGGCTCATAAGGGTTTTCACCGAACTGAGATAGATCCCATTGAGTATTTAATTTAAAGAAAGAGTTTGGATCATTTGCGTCGATGGCTCCTCCAGTAGGAGTAGAACCAGAAGACCCAATCGGAGTAGCTCCATAAGGAGGATTTACTTCATTTTTAGCTAAATCCTTTACGGAAATATAAACTATATCGTAATAATCCCCTGCCCAAGTGATAGAATCCACGCCCTTTACCATCTGTGCTTTTTGAATATTGCCCGGATCGAAGATGCGGATATTAGAACCATCTACCCAGAACTCAGTTGGATCATTATATTTTCCGTTAGAATAGATCGCCCAAACCCCTGCAGTTCTCTTCTCTTCGTCCGTCCAGGCAGAAAACGGTTTTTGAACACAAGCAGTACGGCTGACTCCATCGCTACCTGAGAATGTTTGGTTTTCACAAGGTAATGTAGTAGATACTCCGGCAAAGGACTTGATTCCCTTTAAATGGATTTTGGATTGGCCGAGAGCAGGAGCGAACTCGCTAAAGTCGATAACATAGTCTCCGTATTCAATCTGAACTCCAGAACAAGCAACTCTCTCCAAAGCTTTTTCAAAGTTACTCCTGGAGCAAGAGTTGTCGCAGTTTTAGTAGTGCAAGGATTTTCTACACTTAAGTCATCAAAGGCAGCAACTCTATATTTTTCACGTATTTGAGGGCCAAACACTTTAATAAGGCTTGTTCTTCCTTTTGCGTTCTCTTCTACAATTTTTAGATTATCTCCAGTAAAGCTCAAAAGTGCAGATTTATAATTAGAATCTGCGACATGAGTCATTGTATAATCAACAATGAAAATTTTAGGAGTATAGCCGGAAGCAATTGCATTTTCAATTTCTGCTGTGTTTAAATTAGGAAGTTCCACAACATAAGGTCCGAAATCGTCTCCCCCATAAACTTCAACCTGAAATAAACTATAGTCATCATTTCTTAATCGGAAACTTTGGACTGGAATTAAATTCCCTCTCGCGTCTTCAAACATCAGTGTGCAAAGTATATTGCTCAGTTTTACCGGCATATTCACTGATCTGTTCTTAATATATAATGCTGCTCTTACATAACCAGCATTCGCATCTATTTTGGAAGTTTCGTTAATCTTAGAACTTTTTTCGGACCTATATTTTCTGGCTTTTTGGCTGGCAGAATCCGATTTAACCGTCTTTGCTTCTTTATCGATATTGTTTTTAAAAGGTTTGTCTGCCCATTTAGTAGTAGTAGCTTCTTCTAAGAATCTTTTAGACCAGCTATTTGCCTGTTTATATGAAGTGGCAACTGAGCCAGACATGGACACTCCTGTTTCCGCAGGACCTTTTACCTCCATGCTAGTACTTACACTTAAGCTGCCTTCAGTATCGTTAGACTCGCTCATTTCCGCTTCTCTTTTATATTGGTCCTGAAATTGAACTGTCCTCAGATTCAATTCATTTTGGTGAACCGATTCAGATCCTTCATTTTTATTGGATTCAATATCGTCAGAATTGATCTCACTTACGATCTCATCGCTTTCGCCAGTACTACTCTTTAAGATTGCGACCTTCATTGTGATAGGAGGAGCTACAACTGTGTCGATTTCCGGATAATCAGCTACCCAAACGTTCGTAGTCGTTTCATTGATATTTAATATTCCATCTCCATCGAAGTCATTCAGGATGGTGGTTCCGGTTGGATCTATTGCTCCACCTAAAGCCTGTGCACTTACCTTTGTTCCCGGCTTTAAATTAAACAAGTTATTCACCGGGGTAACAGTCCCGCCACCACCGACAGGAACTCCGCCCTTATCCACCACTAAAGGGACCTTTTCCGCAACCAACCATGTGGCTTTTTTTAGATCCACATCTCCGCTGCCAAAACCCCAGTCGCTTAAACAACCTGCAAAAGAAAGTACAATAGAAGTTAAAATAACTTTCCTAACAACAATCCTAACGATCAAATCGAACATCGAACGAACCTCCGGTTTCCCATCACTACTGAAAACCAAATCCAAAATACAAAACACACCGGACAAATTTTTCGACGTGAGTCGACTTTTTTGACTGAGTTCAAATTTTTACTCACAGTTTTGCCTGATTCATCTTTGAATCGAAACACAACTTGGGCGTTTGAATGGATGTTTCGAAAAAGTTCCCATTTTTGTCTAATTTTTTGCATCAAACTTAAAAAAAATTTGGAAAACGTTTAGAAAACAGGCAAGTATCAGGACAAAATGAAGCTAACAGGAAAATTTTGGGGAACTTTATCTCTCAGATGGGATAACTCAATCCAACTAACATATATCCCATAACGGATAGTTTACATTATCCTAATATGGGATATATGCACGATGAATTTTTCATAAAAATGGGAACTTTATATTATTATAATATTTAAATCTAGATTACTGGAAATTAATTATTAATAAAATAGGCAGCCAGATTGCAAATAGTTCGGATTTCAAATCATAAAGCGAACTGGACTTTCCTGATCTCTATTCATAAGAAGGATTTCGAAAAACCGTCCTTCCCTTTATTCGAATCATTCCTCAATGAATAAAATTACCTCATTTGGGTAATACGCGGTAAAACCAGAATTCAAAATCGTCTTTTGCCATTGCTGTTACCAAATAACCGCTTTTATATAGAACAACTCGGTAGGACATACAAATTCGATATAATATTATATATTTATAATGTATTGTAGTTTCAGCTGATCTGCGACCCCTTTATTCACTTTCAAAATGTGACATATCTCCTTCACATAACTCATTTTAAACCTTACCAACATTCCTACTATATCTTGCGAACAAATGTTCAACAAAAACGAACAGTGTTTCATGATCTCATATTCATATGAATTTTCCTTGTCGGGAATCCAGGTACAATCCATCTTTTACCAGAACAATCGTTCTATTTCAAACAGATCGAATTCTATCTGTACGACCCGAAAGTTTAAAAATTCGTTATCCGAGGACATAAGAGGGATCCAAATGGCAAAACAATTCGAAGGTAAAGTTGCATTAGTTACGGGAGCTGCATCTCCCCGAGGTTTAGGTCGCGCTATCGCCAATACTATCGCCAAAGACGGCGGAGATGTGGTCGTAGTAGACTTAAATAAGGAGCATATCGAGCAAGCAGCGGCTGAGATCGCTAAAGAATTCGGCGTTAAAACCTTAGGTATTCCGGTAAATGTCACTAAGCCGGAAGATTGCGAGGCTGCAATCAATGCAGTTAAAGAGAAATTCGGTAAACTGGACTTCTTAGTTAATAATGCAGGTGTTCTGAAAGATAATCTTTTTATCAGAATGAGCGAGCAAGAGTTTGATTTCGTGATGGATGTGAATGCGAAAGGTGTGTTCTTAATGACCAAGTATGCTTCTAAACTTCTTTTAAAAGCTCCTTCCGGTAGGATCGTAAACATCTCTTCTCTTTCAGGTCTTTCAGGCCAACCTGGACAAGCAAACTATTCTTCGTCCAAAGCCGCTGTGATCGCTCTTACTAAAGTTGCTGCAAGAGAATTCTCCGGTAGAAACGTTTTAGTAAATGCAGTTTGCCCTGGTTATGTGCAAACAGACATGACTGCCTCTCTTCCGGAAGAAGTTCAGAAAAAACTTACCGATCCTATGTTCATTCCTTTAAAAAGACCTGGTACTCAGCAAGAGATCGCTAACGCAGTGGAATTCTTTCTTTCTGATAAAGCTTCTTATATCACCGGTGTTTTCCTTCGTGTAGACGGCGGCGCCGGTATCGGAATGTAAGGAGTTCATCATGAGAGAAGTAGCAATCATCGGGGCTTATGAAACGGTCCACGGCAATCACAAGGACAGAACTCTACGCGATCTAGTTACCGAAGCGGGTAACGGCGCCATCAAAGATTCAGGCATAGACAGAAAGGAAATCCAAGCCGTCTATGTTGGAAACTATGCCGGTAACGAGTTTAACGCTCAAAACACAATGGGATCTTATGCTGCCAATTTACTTGGACTAGGCGATCGACCTGCGATCAGAACTGAAGGAGCTTGTGCTTCCGGTGGGATTGCAATGAGACAAGGTGTTCTTGCCGTTGCCTCCGGTCTGTATGATACAGTTTTAGTTCTGGGCGTGGAAAAAATGAACGGTTTAGACCCGGAAACTACGATGGAAATCGTAGCAAGAGGCCAAGACCAAGATGTGGAAGGCGGGTATTGTATTTCAGGTCCTTCCGGTTTTGCGTTAAATGCCATCCGTCACATGCATGAATTCGGCACCACCAAGGAAATGTTGGCTACAGTTGCCGAAAAAAACTATTTCCATGGTAGCTTAAATCCATTCGCCCATAAACAAAAAGAGATTTCTTTTAATAATATCATGAGAGCCAGAATGGTCACCACTCCATTCGGTTTTCATGATGTTTCTTTGGTTACGGACGCTTCTGCTGCGGTTGTGATCACTACTAAAGAAAGAGCAAAATCCGTTCGTAAGGACTATGTGGTGGTAAAAGGTTCCGGGATCGGCGGAGATTACTTCAATGTTGCTCTTAAAAAAGATTCCGTTAGCTTTCCCGCTTCCGTTCAAGCAGCTACCGAAGCTTTTAAAATGGCCGGTGTAGAAAGAAAGGACATCGATGTTTTGGAATGTCATGACTGCTTCACGATTACCGAGATCATCAATATCGAAGATCTTGGCTTTGTGGAAAAAGGAAAGGGCGGCCAGTTCACTAAAGAAGGTCATACTCGACTGGGCGGAAAACTTCCTGTTAATACTTCAGGCGGTTTGAAAGCGAAAGGTCATCCGGTTGGCGCTACTGGCGTTGGTCAGGTTGTGGAGATGACTTTCCAACTCAGAGACCAATCTGAAAAAAGACAAGTTGCAAATGCTCGCACCGCTTTAACTCACGTTTTAGGCGGCCCGGGTGCAGTTAGTATAGTGCATATTCTGCAGAGGGGGGAATAATGGCTGAGATCATGGAAGCTCATTCTTTAACGGGAAAAAAATGCAAATCCTGCGGATTCGAAGCTACCGATCCTGTAGTTTCTTGCACAAGCTGCGGATCTGATGATGTGGAGCCTAAAACTTTTTCCGGCAAGGGAAAAGTTTATACTTACACAGTGGTCCATGTAGGCTTCGGACATTTAGCTCCAAGAGCGCCTTATGTTCTTGCGGTTATCGAGTTGGAAGAAGGTGCAAAGACGATGAGTATTATCGAAGGTGAATACCAGGGCAAACCGGTTACTGAATCTATCGCGATCGATATGCCTGTCCTTTTCGATAGGACGGAAACTTCTACGGGATTTATTTTTAAACCCGCTTGATCTAAAAAGGAAAGCGGGGTGGGACTCCCCCGCTTTTGTTTTACAAAAAACGAATAAGTCCGATTCTTTTCCATTCTTAGAAATCGATATTAAGAATCAGCTCCTGATACTTTGACAAAAGTCAATTTTTGGCTTCTTCTTCATTTTACTCTAAATCTTTTACGGATCTTCCACCGACACTTCCGTGACAAAAAGTTCTTTGCTTTCTCTTTCTAAAAAAGAAACTTGGAACCAATATAAAGGAGTAATCCATGAAGACTCGGGCAATCCTGATTTCCCTTTTTGTTTCCATTCTCTCCCTCATCTTCCTATTGAACTGCGGAGATAAAGAAAAACCGAAAGAAGAAGCTGCACCTGTAGCAAGTACCGCGACTTTAAGTCCGGAAGTAGAAGAAGGTAAAAAACTTTTTCTTGAAAACGGCTGTAACGCATGTCACGGAGATACTGGTGCTGGGGACGGAGCTGCTGCGGCTAGCTTGAATCCAAAACCTAGAAATTACAAAGCACCTGCAAATGAATGGAAAAACGGTCCTACAGAAGCGGGAATTTTGAAAACTTTGAATAACGGAATTCCAAGCAACCCTGTAATGACTTCCTACAAGTTCTTAGGTGACGAAAAACTTAAAAAAATTGCTAAGTATATAATTTACCTAAACCAAAATTAATTCCAATTCTAAGGGAGTCCGAAAGGACTCCCTTCTTAATTTTTTCCCACTTTTCTTCTGGAAGTTTTCCACCCACATTTCAACCTAGCTTTGTGAGCCAATCCTCTTCTTTACCACATTGCGACAGTTGCGGAACGGATAGAAAATCCCCTCTTTCCAGAGAGGTAAAAACCTATGGCAACTGGGCCTGGTTTTTGATCCTTTTCGGGATTTCTTCTAAACCTACCACTGTTTCATTTCAATGTTCCAAATGCGGCCAAATTTTCGACAGACTTTCTCCGGAGGAGTTAGAGCACTACGTTTGACGGATACTCTCCTGGCGGCCCCGGTTTTCGGGATTGACTGTCTTCGGGAGGGAAGGTCTTTTGTGCTAAATAAGGCAGATGTCTGACGAATTCAAAATAAACGTGGATCTTGAACCTAACGTTCCGGTAATCCATATCTCTGGAGAAATTACCTCCGAGGCGGACGACGAAATTTTAGGAAAATACCAGTCCATACCGGAACAACGTAGGAATAGAGTAATTTTGAATTTCCACGGAACGTCTTACATCAATTCGGCGGGACTTGCTACTTTGATCAGTTTGATCACCAAAGCAAGTGAATCTTCTGCCAAAATCGAATTTGCGGGTCTAAACGACCATTTCCGAAAAGTAATGGATATCGTCGGTCTTACCGATTTCGTTCTGATCCATAACACTCTGCAAGAAGCTCTTAGTTAAGAGATCAGTCCCTTTTTCTTAAAATCTTCGACTACTAATTCCAGGTCTTCCGGTGTGTCTACGCTCAATGCTGCCCGGCTTGCGATATACACTCCGATGGAATGCCCTGCTTCCATTGCTCTTAATTGTTCGAGCGATTCCGATTCTTCCAAAGCGCTTGGGGGAAGTTCCGGATATCCTAATAAGAAGTCCCTATCGTATCCGTAAATTCCGAGATGTCGATAAGCAGGGACCGTTTTTTTAAATTGGCTAGGAATTGCAGAACGGGAGAAGTAGAGCGCTTTTCCGTTTTTATCTAAGACCACCTTGACCCTGTTCGGATCATGGATTTCTTTTTCTTCCAATAAAACCGCTGCGGTGCTCATCGCCCAATCCGGTCTTTCCAGCTTGAGCTTAGCTACTCCGTCAATGAGTTCAGATTCTATTCCAGGTTCGTCGCCTTGGATATTGATTATAATTCCGGAGTCTGGATATTTGAGCGCAACCTCTCTGATCCGATCCGTCCCGGAAGGATGGTCCGCGGAAGTCATTACCGCCTTACCACCGTTATCTAAAACTACTTTTAAGATCCTTTCGTCGTCTGTGGCGACTACAACATCATGGAGAAGAGAAGACTTTAGAGAATTCTTATATGTCCAGGCGATCATAGGAAGGTTCCCGATCTTGGCCAATGGTTTGCCAGGGAATCGGGAACTTCCGTATCTTGCGGGTATAACCCCTAGGATTTTCGGTTTTGTCATCAGTTGACGATAAATTCTGTGAAGTAAACTTCTTGGATCTTTCCGTCGGAGAGGATATGATTGATCTGAGCCTTGATCTCTTCTCTCAGATCTAACTGATCTTCGACATCGATCAGATCGTCTTTGGTTTTTCTACCTATAATTAGGTTTACCAAGTCTCTCATCTGAGCGATCCTTTCCGCAAGTTCCGCAGTGATCTTAGCGTCGTCTCTCGCCACTCCGAAAGATAATTTCATCTTTACGAAGTGAGTTTCTCCTTTGTCCGCAGTGTTGATCCTGAACTCTTCCTGAAATTGGAAGGTCATGAGCGGCGGAGGAGGTTTTACTAAAGCCACGTTTTTCATTTCGCGGAAAGTGCTAGTCGCCGCCTGTTTCGCAACAAACATGGAAACAAGTACGACTATGATAATTCCGAATACGGCACCGGCAATATAGATCAGCCATTTGATGAGCGGAGACGAGCCGGCGCCGGCATCCGCCGCGGGTAAACCGCCTTCTTCCTCGTCTATTTCGGGATCGCCCATGGGTATTCTCCTTTTACTCTACTATAATCCACTTTCGGTGGAAGATTCCGAACCCGGAACGCGGCTCTTTGGTAGGCCGAAGTTGGATTCGTATTCGCTTCGTTTGGTGGATTTTTCCGTTAAAATTACGATATCAATTCTTCTATTGAATGCTTTTGCTTCCGGAGTCCCTTGGTTCTCTACTACCAAAGGTCGATAGGATCCGAAACTCACCGCCTGGAACCAACTCGGATCCAACTTTCCTACCCCTACGATATAATCCGTGGAGTTGATCGCTCTGGCCCCGGCAAGATCCCAGTTGTTTAAGTATGTTCTTTCTTCTCTGTTCGGATTTGCGCCGGGAAGCACCGCATCAGCATCACAGTGACCTTCTACCCTTACGAATCTTTCCAAACCTTTAATAAGCCCGCTGGCCTTTTTTAAAGTGCTCTTGATCGGCTCCTGTAAGATTGCGGAGCCGGGATTAAAATAATCCGCTCCCACTAAACTGATCACAAGACCTCTTTCGTCTTCCGTTACTCGAACTTTACCTGCTTCTATCTCAGGTTTAAATAATTCTGTGGCTGTCTTTTTGGATTTAGAAAGCGCCTTTCCCGTAGTCATGGATGGCAGACTTTCTATGTTCATTCCCATCTCTTCCAATTTTCCTTTGGAGAGAGTTTGACCGCCGTCAAAAAATCCGGTGGTGGTTTTGAACGCGGATAGAATGATCTGCATCTCTATCGCGTTCGTTTTACCTGTACGGTATAACATAATAAAGAAACAAAGAAGAAGCGTAACCATGTCTCCATAAGTAAGCATATACTCTGGAATATTTTGGATACATTCTGGACATTTCTGTTTTGCCATATTCTTCTTCCGAAATAAATCTTAATCGTTTTCGTCTTTTAACACGCCGCGTTCGCCAGGTGGCAGATAACTTGCGAGTTTGTCCTTAACGATACGAGGGTTGTCTCCCGACTGAATGGAGAGTGTACCTTCTATCATGATCTGTCTTACTAATAGTTCGTCTTCGGATTTACGTATGAGTTTTTTCATGATCGGGATCGCG encodes:
- a CDS encoding glucose 1-dehydrogenase, yielding MAKQFEGKVALVTGAASPRGLGRAIANTIAKDGGDVVVVDLNKEHIEQAAAEIAKEFGVKTLGIPVNVTKPEDCEAAINAVKEKFGKLDFLVNNAGVLKDNLFIRMSEQEFDFVMDVNAKGVFLMTKYASKLLLKAPSGRIVNISSLSGLSGQPGQANYSSSKAAVIALTKVAAREFSGRNVLVNAVCPGYVQTDMTASLPEEVQKKLTDPMFIPLKRPGTQQEIANAVEFFLSDKASYITGVFLRVDGGAGIGM
- a CDS encoding thiolase domain-containing protein, producing the protein MREVAIIGAYETVHGNHKDRTLRDLVTEAGNGAIKDSGIDRKEIQAVYVGNYAGNEFNAQNTMGSYAANLLGLGDRPAIRTEGACASGGIAMRQGVLAVASGLYDTVLVLGVEKMNGLDPETTMEIVARGQDQDVEGGYCISGPSGFALNAIRHMHEFGTTKEMLATVAEKNYFHGSLNPFAHKQKEISFNNIMRARMVTTPFGFHDVSLVTDASAAVVITTKERAKSVRKDYVVVKGSGIGGDYFNVALKKDSVSFPASVQAATEAFKMAGVERKDIDVLECHDCFTITEIINIEDLGFVEKGKGGQFTKEGHTRLGGKLPVNTSGGLKAKGHPVGATGVGQVVEMTFQLRDQSEKRQVANARTALTHVLGGPGAVSIVHILQRGE
- a CDS encoding Zn-ribbon domain-containing OB-fold protein — translated: MAEIMEAHSLTGKKCKSCGFEATDPVVSCTSCGSDDVEPKTFSGKGKVYTYTVVHVGFGHLAPRAPYVLAVIELEEGAKTMSIIEGEYQGKPVTESIAIDMPVLFDRTETSTGFIFKPA
- a CDS encoding c-type cytochrome, which gives rise to MKTRAILISLFVSILSLIFLLNCGDKEKPKEEAAPVASTATLSPEVEEGKKLFLENGCNACHGDTGAGDGAAAASLNPKPRNYKAPANEWKNGPTEAGILKTLNNGIPSNPVMTSYKFLGDEKLKKIAKYIIYLNQN
- a CDS encoding STAS domain-containing protein; translation: MSDEFKINVDLEPNVPVIHISGEITSEADDEILGKYQSIPEQRRNRVILNFHGTSYINSAGLATLISLITKASESSAKIEFAGLNDHFRKVMDIVGLTDFVLIHNTLQEALS
- the kdsB gene encoding 3-deoxy-manno-octulosonate cytidylyltransferase, whose product is MTKPKILGVIPARYGSSRFPGKPLAKIGNLPMIAWTYKNSLKSSLLHDVVVATDDERILKVVLDNGGKAVMTSADHPSGTDRIREVALKYPDSGIIINIQGDEPGIESELIDGVAKLKLERPDWAMSTAAVLLEEKEIHDPNRVKVVLDKNGKALYFSRSAIPSQFKKTVPAYRHLGIYGYDRDFLLGYPELPPSALEESESLEQLRAMEAGHSIGVYIASRAALSVDTPEDLELVVEDFKKKGLIS
- a CDS encoding flagellar basal body-associated FliL family protein, with amino-acid sequence MGDPEIDEEEGGLPAADAGAGSSPLIKWLIYIAGAVFGIIIVVLVSMFVAKQAATSTFREMKNVALVKPPPPLMTFQFQEEFRINTADKGETHFVKMKLSFGVARDDAKITAELAERIAQMRDLVNLIIGRKTKDDLIDVEDQLDLREEIKAQINHILSDGKIQEVYFTEFIVN
- the motB gene encoding flagellar motor protein MotB — protein: MAKQKCPECIQNIPEYMLTYGDMVTLLLCFFIMLYRTGKTNAIEMQIILSAFKTTTGFFDGGQTLSKGKLEEMGMNIESLPSMTTGKALSKSKKTATELFKPEIEAGKVRVTEDERGLVISLVGADYFNPGSAILQEPIKSTLKKASGLIKGLERFVRVEGHCDADAVLPGANPNREERTYLNNWDLAGARAINSTDYIVGVGKLDPSWFQAVSFGSYRPLVVENQGTPEAKAFNRRIDIVILTEKSTKRSEYESNFGLPKSRVPGSESSTESGL